ccatgaatggacaatggaagatcgatgataaaggaaagatctttccgggggttgaagaactACCACCCTCAGGCTTTCGGAtgaggtcggaggatgaagaaggcTCGAAAAAGAGGACGGGGCATGATCGGTAATATCTGACATAGCAAAGCAAAGCAAATTATCAGTCGGACCGAGTTCGATGTCAGCTGAGCTGGACAAAGTTcgtaataatccaaaatatttcggacaaacttcaaaatcaaaaatcgaagaccCGCCCGAAGATCTTCAACATAGAAGGCCATCTGATCCAAAGGTGGGTTATTCACCCGACCATCGGCCCCAAGGgcgaaaagttgaaactgcttCGAGATACAAAACTACTCCTGGAGCCGTTCGATATTCGATCTTGAAAGTGAAGAGGACTCCACATCCGGACTCGACTGGGATTCATCAGTTGGATTTttcgatcgatcttctcgagaaggAGAGGCCCTAGCCATGAGAACAACTCTAAAAAAACAGActtgagaggaaaaaaaaagactcGAAAAAAAGACGAAGTTGATCTGAAAGCTAGAAGCGATAACCTTGGGCATTGGGGCAACAATCCGATAAAGTCTCAGTACCAAAAAcagtaaaaagtaaaaatttggcTGAGAGTGatcatatatataggatccctcaacgacCAAGATGAAGACGGTCAAATCAAAGATCTACTAGATGACGACACATAGCAACATTTGGACCGACCATCGATCGGACGGTTTGACGTATCTCCCTCAGATGGAGCCACGTCACCTCTATCCGTATCAGCAATTCCAACCTAATAACATTCGGACACGTGGAATAAATCTACTTATCAGAATCATATCGTCAGATGTCGAACCGACTTTTCGAAACGATGCCTAACACTAACAACTGATACCGAATCGTCTAATCAATGTGACAGATGATTGTACCTGCCAACATGACAAAATAGTCGATCACCCATATCTCGAAGAAAATGACATCAAAATTGAGATTCAATGTGATAAAAAATAACTTCCTTTGTCCAACGTGACAAACCACATGGTAATATGCATGTCGACtcaccttggacttgggagtggggggcaactgttgggataagtcAATCGACCTCCGACTCAAGTCAACCGACTACCGACTTCGATTCAACCAAAGCTGATCAATCGGACATACAATCCTGACTCTACATCGGCTAAATATGCGGttccgactcttcatcaaccaactGAGCGAACCGCACCGACTTATCACCGACTGAtcgactaatgattcgactaaTACCGATCGATAGCGGACGACTTAGACCATCGGCATAATAAAACTACTAGTCGACGGTCACGCAtggattctaccgacatatggtcggttctaccgacatatggtcaGCTAATCTACTCAACATACCATAAGCGTCACGAACAGTTACCGACCGCATATCACGGCGCGATCAGTGAAAATTAATGATCCACTACGTGATTATGGTCCGATGATTTAGTGTCATAAAATATGGGACCACATCCGACGGTTACGAcaacctcatctataaaaaggaggtaaGGGAACAGGACTGGTAAGCTTACGTTGGGCCAAAACTCTGCTACTGTTTACATTTAACTCCTGTTCACCAACTTCTCTCTCTGatttaagtatcggagggtctccgtcggatacAAATCCGGTCTGTGTGGATGCTATTTTACAGGTGTTCATTTCCGATGACAGATGACGGAGAGTTGGCTGCAATAACATTAATCTTATTTGTTAATCCATAGCCGCATTCTTTAGCGTCTTCTTGTTGTATAGAAGTCCAATTCTGTGATTTTTGCAACTAATTGTGGAGGGAAACGTTGCGAGAGCCGTTGATAGTTCAATCTCTGTGAACTTAAAGGTAGGTGATCCCCGTAAACTTGCACTCCAATCTCTGTGAACAACTCGAGAATTACGCAAATGTATCCATAAGCTTTCAAATTGGAAGGGAACTTAAACTTATGCCATTGCGCTTGTCGGTCCAAATCTTTTTCCCATTGTAAAATCTATTTCCCCTAAAGTAGCTTTTTAAATGGCAACCATCCCTCTTGAGAAACctccaaaaaaatatatctactaTTATCTTCCAGCTCAGGTCCAAGCTCCTGTGCATTGTATCAATGGAACTAGAGAAGAATCCAGTCTCAAGAAAAACACAAATATCAGGATCATGGAGGATGAATAAACCTCCTGCAAGAAGAAGGGAATCCTAGTATATTGGCATGCCTGCAATTCCATAGTATAATATTCGTGGGAAAGGGATTGGTGAAGAGCTCCCCTCACCCTCCGCCTGGAAAGTAACACTATTCACAGCTAAAATGTCATCTTGAGTGGCATACCAACAGAGGCATCAAGCAAGGAAAAGTTTAACAAAGGATTCAGTAGCAAATTGTACAGATGTTGGTATTGCAAATACCATCTGTAATTTGCAAGTCCAGTTAGAAGCCAAAAGAAGTAATCAAAATGTCTTTCATTTAAGTTATCAGGAATCCATCCGTTCTTCCCTCCTTTGATCGTTATCGGTGTTACAATAGTCAGAATTAAAGAACTTAGGTAGTCCCCAAGTGTGCTGTCATGAGAAGAAAGAATGCATTGCAGAGACTTCTCATGGCATCAGGAGACTGATCAGAGAAAAACTCAAGCTGCCCGATGATTGTGAATACTTCTGCTGCTCCAATTAAGACATACTGAGGTCTCTGCCAGAAGATGCTGGTAGAACCGCCACCTTTTGGTGCTCCAAATGCACAGCCTTCACAATGCTTAAATGCTTTATCTCCAGCAGTGCAGCTGCTGCCATTGCTAGTATAGATATGAAATGGCCAATAACAATCTGCTGTAGTACCAAGACGCCTCTTTCGTTGCCTGTGAATTTCTTGCTCCTGCCACAAAAATCCTATCATAGGCTAGAATCCATACAAAAACACTGATGACATCAAAGGTAGATAGAGATGCAGGAGAAATGGTGAATGAACCAATGGTCATGTCAAGAACCATCCCTTGTTCGATACACAAGGTGGACATCCGGGCATAAACAGCAGCGAACACAACGGTGGTGGCCCAGATTGGGAACATGCGTACCAATATCTTCAGTTCTTCCACTTGAGCGACCGTGCAGATTCTCCATGGATTGGACAAGCTTTCCCTCTCCTTATCAAGATCTGAAATAGCAGCAGCTTTGTCCAGAAACCTGCAATACATGTTAATATTGTACATGACATTCCAAGAAGAAACCATgaaaaattcatgcatatatgagcTAATAAAAAGCACAATAGCATATTTGGACAAATACTAAAAATGGAATTCACAAACAAATTGAACTCACCATGCAAAACAATATTGGATTATAATCATCATCTGTTTATTATTTTTCTCTGTTTATCATTAAAATAGAATTTAATAAACCGTGGACCGCTTGGCTTGTTTCCAGTAGAAAGACACTGGTCCTCTAATATGAAGGCAAAGTGGAGGTCCTCTATAGCTACTAGATGCTTATACCTTTCAATTGACAACTCACTTATGAATCTATGAACTCTATAATCTCTTGTCCAACACCGGCAAGACTGCAATTGCCTCCTTTGCCACCATCTCCGGCTCCGAGCTCTTCTTCCTTGAGATATTCAAGACTGAGGCCCTCATCTAGGCTTTTCACGGCGCCATCAATAACCACATCAAAGAAGAGGCCAAGATAAATACATGTGTGAAACAAAAGCTTTGCTAACGCAgaagtttttattttaatatatatatatattagattggaTTAGATATTACAAACCTAATGTCTCGATCccaaaatcatatatatatatatatataataatactcTGTGGAGAAGTTTTGGAGTGTTGTCAACTCAGCTCTTCAAATGAGCTTGGTTGTACCACCTAAACAAAAAAGCATTGAAAACCTCCACCAATTTAAGGAAGGCCCCTAAGAAACGTCGCGATCCGAGCCTCCGCAACTCCGCACGAGCACCGACGAACCTTAGCCACCGTCTAAGATTTCCTATTCGGCCACTCCAAGTCGGCGACCATGCGAGCACTGGTGACTGCCTGCAGCCGGGACTGGGGAGGGGAGGCGAGAGGGGTTGGTGGTGTCGGAGCCGGGGGAggggagaggaggggaggggggttggtggcacCGAAGCCGGAGGAGGGGAGAGGCAATCATCGGTGCTCGCATGGAGCCATGGGGGCTCGGATTAGCCGGGGTCGGGGGAGGGAATAGGAGGGGATGGCGACGGGGAGAGGCTGCAGAGGGGAGGAGAGGGGGGTTGGTGGCGTTGGAGCCAAAGGAGGGGAGGGGGTTTGGTGATCATGCGGCGCCGGGTGTGCCACGGACGGTGGGTGCAGCAGGGATGGTGGTGGGGCGGGTCGGGTTGGTGGTGCCGAAGTCTGGGGAGGGGAGGAGCGATCGTCGATGCTCGGGCGAAACCACGGGGGATTAGGTTCGTCGAGGTCGAGGGAGGGAACATGAGGGGACGATGACGAGACGGGGTCGTAGAGGGGAGGGAAGGGGGTTGGTGGCACCAGAGCCAGGGGATACGgcgggggcggggggtggagggGGAGATGGCGGGAGGAAGGGTAGGGAAGGGAAGGGggggaaaaaggaagaaaaaaaatatttggggagggagagaaaaaaatattattattttattactaataataatttaaaatattatttttctagggtattaattttacaaaaaaaatatttgaaaagagggaggaaaaaagaaaaaagtaaaaaaattattattttattattaataataatttgaagcagaagaaaaatattaattttaaaataataataaaaatattattttttaaaatattattttaaaaatataattaataataacatattatttttaaaaaattatttcaaaaaattaataataaaatattattttaaaaaatattattttttaaataataataaatatattatttttaaaatattaatttattattaataataatttgaataataataacatagtaatatcaaaaaaattatttttatgtatcCAGCACGGATGATGGTGGGGCGGAGCCGTGGCAGGGGCGGCGTGGATGGCCATAACCTGGATCTCATGCTGTGGGGCCAAAGGCAGTAGGACgaagggaaaagaagaaaaaaaatatttggagagagaaaaaaaaaatattattattttattattaataataatttgaagtaaaaaatattaattttaaaataataataaaaatattattttttaaaatattattttaaaaaataatacttttattattaatttaaaaatactatttgtataataacatattattttaaaaaaattaatttcaaaaaattaataataaaatattatttaaaaaaatattattttataaaataatactaaaaatattatttttaaaatattaatttattattaataataatttgaataataataaaaatacagtaatatctaaaaaatagaataatagtatctgaaaaattattttcatatatccCGTTTCCGCACAATGTGCGGATTTTTGACtagttaaaataataaaatctcatTCATTGATATAATAGAAAAGCATCCAAATCATCCTTCAAGTACATCTTTGTCTTATATCAATTACTTCAGCTCTACGCTTCTAATATAGCCTTCAATGCCAATCAGCGAGAACACCTAACTTCCTCCCTCACTCTCAAATCACGACTCCATGGAAGCAGCTAGCACTATCAGCATCCTCTAAGGGGTACGGGTCCTCGCTAAGAttgcaaatgggtcgggttgaTCCGTGATCCAATCCGACCCGATTAGATCCGATCCGAACCCATTTAGAGGATCCATGGAGCGAGTCAGGTTCAAAAATTGAATCTATTTCCTTTTCAGGTCGGGTCTGGATTTTCTGAATTTGGATCCGATCTGACTCGACTTGGTCCGTGAAGATTTTTGGATTACTTTGGATCCTAAGATACATGACCCAACCTGATCTGGACCCAAACATAGGACCCGAACCCAATTAGAGTGACTCACCCAAATAGAATTTGGGCTTgggccaaaatttttcaaactctTTGGTCTTTTCCATcccattttcaaacaaaaaatctttaaaactaaaaaattttcaaatccttCAGTTCTTTTATTCTGACTATGGTAATATTTATAACAATCGAGAAGGAAAGACCGGATGGATTCCTGATAACTTAAATGAAAGGCATCTCGATTCCTTCTTACTTTTTGCTGGGCTGTTTTCTAAACCTTCTAGTTTATGTTTACTGTGCCATGAGGTACAAAAGCAAGAGGACTTCTTGAATTCCAACTTTATTTTGTTgactttaaaaaatttcagaATATGCTCTAATGTGTGCAAATATTGTGTTATTCACAATATATGCAGTCTCATTTTTAACCATGTATAAGTATTCTCCttgtatgatattttagattgggataattatattattattaaaatttatatttttttttacttttcttcttttctgtGGACTTTTGAAATCTTGACTCTTCTAAAAAACCACTTGTTTTCCTCTGCTATCCAAtacaattaattattagaagcTACAGTTAGAggattgaaagaaaaaaagaaaagaggtctTTCTTAATTGTCATCCAGCAATAGTATTCACTGATGATaggtttcaaataaattaaaccTGTGACCTGATCCGACCCGAACCGGATTCACATTTCATGGATTGGGGCTGGGTTATATGTGGACCCGATACGATATGAATGATCCAATGGGTCAATAAATTCGGCCATGGACTCGATCCGACTTTTTATCGGGATGGGTATGGGTCTAATATCAAAATCCGATCAAGAAATCGGATCGGGTTGGGATCACTCAGGATCTGGTCCGACCCGACTTATTTGCGGGCTTAGTCCTCGTGAAGGTGGGCCTCTCCCACCTCTCGCCCCAATACATCTAGCCCCCCGAGCTCTGGCCGGATCCTCATTGCCAGGAGGCAGAGGACCATGGTAGCATCCCCGTCGTCGACCCCCTCCCGTAGCTCTGTGCTAGTGGCTTCTTTCGCTCCCTTATGGAGACACAGCTCCAGTATGCGTATAACCTTGGGGTGGCTGGGTCCAATTTCCGAGTATTTGAAAATATTAGCCTTCCTAATGTGCGGGTTCTTGGAGGCCTTGAGGCAGAGATCGGTGACGATGATGGAGGCAGTAGGGATTCAGAAGCTACGAATAGAATGgagaaagccaaaaaaaaaaaaaaaaactgccttATAGACACATGGTGACAGTGCCTTGAAAAAAAATGAACAACAGACAGAGACtgatgatttattttaatatatatatatatatatatatatatatatatatatatatatatatatatatatatatatatagattaaacatcatattttcaaaaattaaaaatttaaacctTATTTAGCAATAAATATGATGAACTCGGCGATGGTCAGCGATAGATGGTATGGCATTGGGGGCGACCGATAATGGCCAACACTGAGTGACAATCGGTGCTTGTTTAACTATGTCGGGTGTTGTAGGCAGTTGAGATGGTGGCaaagaaataaaaatcatatttcCAGTTTCTACAGTTTTCAAAAATTGCTTGCAGGTTTCAAAAAACtaaaaaagaaaattagattatcAAACACTCTTAGGCCACTATTAGTCTGTtattgaaaacaaaaaaaaaaactgaatacTGAAAATTCGCAACCATTCCAAACAAAGGCTTACCCAAGGAACAACATTAGTTTCTATTGGAttgaaagaattaaaaaaaaaggaaatctcGGCCATAAGATTTGAAGGCTCACATCCACCACCTTTCTGGACTACACACCAAAAGGGGCATCATGCGAGAAAAAATATATCACCCTTATTAGCCAACAGCTGGTAGCTTATTTGTCACCTCTCCCTGAGAGCTTGCCCTGGGAGAAGGTCCAGGAGACATATCCTGGgtcttcttaaaaaataataaattatatatataatgatataattGTCCCTATCTAAAGCATCATACAGGAAGAATAATTTGACAATGTTAAACATGCACTTTATACATTGTGAACGACAACACCTGTATGTTTTTGAGCATATCTAAAAGTTCTTAAAGCCAACAAACAAAGTTAAAATTCAAGAAGCCCTCTTGCTTTTATACCTCATAGCACAGTAAATATAAATCATAAGGTTCAAAATACTGAGCCCAGCTAGAAGCCAGAAGAAGTAATCAAGATGTCCTTCATTTAAGTTATCAGGAATCCAACCTGTTTTTCCTCCTCGGGTTGTTATAGAGGTAACAATGGTCACAATGAAAGAACTTAGATAGTTCCCTAGTGCAGTTGTGAGAAGAGAGAGTGCTCTGCAGAGGCTTCTCATGGCATCAGGGGACTGATCATAGGAAAACTCAAGCTGCCCAATGAATGTGAATACTTCTGCTGCTCCCACCAAGAAATACGAAGGTATCTGCCACAATATGCTCAATGGAACTGCCACCTTTTGGTGCTCCAAATGCTCAGCCTTCGCAATATCCAGACGCTTCATCTCCAATAGTGCCGCCGCTGCCATTGCTAATACAGATATGAACAGGCCAATACCCATCCTCTGAATTTCTGAAAGGCCTCTCTCCTTGCCAGTGAACCTCCTTGCTATTGGCACAAAAATCCTGTCATAGATTGGAACCCACATGATAACACTGATCACATCAAAGGTAGATAGAGATGCAGGAGGAATGGTGAATGAACCAATGGTTTTGTCAAGAACCATCCCTTGTTCGACAAACATGGCAGCCTGTGCATAAACAGCTGAGAATACGATGGTGGTGGCCCATATGGGGAACATGCGCGTCAATATCTTCAGTTCTTCCACCTGAGTGACTGTGCAGAGCCTCCATGGATTGGAGAAGCTTTCAGACTTCTCATCAAGCTCCAAAACAGTAGCAGCCTTGTCGAGAAATCTGTGGTAGATGTTGCACAATTCAACAATGCAGTATTAAGAAGAAAAAGCGAAAATATTGTAGCATTTAAAGACTTAAAAGCTATAACCACTGTCTGACTAAAATATTATAAGATTCATCAAGTCAAACAGTTGATATTATCATTATATTTTACTGAAAGCAGTCATCTGTGATTCAAATTTCATGTTTTCATTCAATGAAAACATGACAGAATCAAagttttaaattaaatcttaGCTGATATACATCACATAAAGATAAATTCTAGTTCAACATATATCAATAaagtaaatcaaattaaaaacccATTCAGGATCAGGTTATATGCAATGGTAGAGTATAAGTAATGTACGAAGTGAAAGAGGAGCTACCAAAAATTTGCTTCTTTCAGGTGACAACTTATTTATCCATTTCATAATCTCTAGGTCACAAATGGAAACCAATGATATAAACTCCTTTAGAAAGTAGCAAGACTAGGATACTTGACAATTTTGTAAATCCTTTTTACAATGTACTTTGGAAAATTTGCATATTTTCTTAGTCTTATGTGTTTTCAACGACTCCTACAGTAAATGATTAAATTTTACAATTCATTTCCTCCTATGACTTAGGAATAAACTGAGTCTCCAGAACACTAACAGTAATTGACAGCTTACAAATTCTAAAATGTGTTGGATACAGAATGCAAGAACTGTCTATGCAAGTTTGCAAACCATATTTTTGTACACAAGGATCTCCAGACAAATTTTAATGAGCCCTTTATAAATATAGGATGGTATCCCTACCCAAGTTATGGAATACTTAAGGACCTGACTAGAGATTCATAACACAACAACAGGGCCAGAAAGCCTCCTATGCTGACATTTAAGTGCAGAATCTGCAGCTTAGACCATCTAAAAATCAGTTACCATAAAATTTCTGAGGAGTTGAGAAATGTACCTCAGCTCATCACTGTGCTCCAGTTTTCGACTCCCCTTAATCGCCGAGGCCTTGTCAGTAAGTTCATACAGGAGAGAACTGTCATGAGGAACCTCTACCTTCCACTTGCGAAGAGAAGCAACAACTACCTGGCAAACTCTTGTAATAGGGCTTCCTCCTGGTCTCTGAAATCTATAAAGTGGGGTGCCTGAGAAAAAACTTATAATGGCTATGCCCATGAACAAAGTAGGAATGGCAAAGCCCAAACCCCAGCCGCAGTTGTCTTGCACCCAGACAAGCAAACTGCTGGATATAAGAGCACCAATGTTGATAGAGAAATAAAACCAATTAAAGAATGAAGCCTTCTTCACTCTCTCTTTTGAATCAGTATCATCAAATTGGTCAGCTCCAAAGGAAGAAACACAAGGTTTAATTCCACCAGTCCCTAATGCAATCAGATAGAGACCAAGGAAGAAAACAGCATATTGAGCTGCACTTGCTTCTGGGCAATAAGATCCTACACAGGATGGAGGCTTAAGAGCAGGAACTGAAGCTGAAAGGGTCAGTGTACCCATTCCCTACATTCAGAAAAACAGAATTATTGATCTGCCAATTGAAGGCTCTTGGTGGAAAGCATGTTAGACTGAAGCATAACAACAGATCACAAATCAAGTAACAGAACATATAGCCAATCATGATTTTGCACTTGCTATTATTCGAGCTGAGAaaactcagagagagagagagagaaagagagagagagagagagagagagtcagtTATACTTACAACAAAATATATTGCAGAGAATACTGCAATCGTCCAGTACCTTCCCCAATATGCATCAGCCAATATAGCTCCGATCAGGGGGGTCAGGTTGCAGGTTCCTTGCCAAGTTGTAACATTTCTTGCAGCAGGAGCATTTCCCTCATGTAGGTTTTTGGTGAGGTAAGAGACAAGATTAATTGCTATTCCATAGTAGGCTAAACGTTCACAGCATTCATTCCCTGTGATTTGGCACTCAATCATAAGGTATGACAACATTTATAGCTGATAAGATAATAGGCTGAACAGTCGCAAGTAATGTGACCACCTAGAATGAAAGGGCATGCCCTCCAGTTGCCTGTGCGATCTTTTGAGACAGGATTTCCATGAATATCAACTGAACCATCTCCAGTGTATGGTCCCTTTCCAGCCTACAAATCAAAGGTCAGATATCAACCATGATGGATATTATGGCAGTTTTAAAGACTTAAGAATCTTAAAAAAGCATGATGAAGTTAGACTCCTTAGTTCTTCCGTTTTCGACCATTAACTCCGAGCTGCCTTGAAACTTAAGTTCACAAAGTAAAATGAACACTGCAACACATCACCAGATTTTGCATTGTGCAAGACAAATGCTTATTTCTACAAGAGTTGATTGACAATGACCTTTTTCTAGTGAAAAGTGTTGAGTGAAAGCATCAATAAAGTTATGTGACAAACTGGCTAATTTGAATACCCTTAGGAAACTAATTCCCTAATTATTGTACCTTTCTATCCAAGGGACATCGGTCTGGTGGTATTTGAATTCAACAATATCAATCTATCAGGACCCATGTGGTCATttgtttagtcccacattggttatGCACTGAATAGATCTTGCACATTAATATAGGGACAAGGAGCACAAACAATACTTTTTGGCTAGCTTTTTTTGGTGAGATCTTGAGTTGTTGCAAATGTTAGTAGAGCGAACCTGGCCCATGGCCTACATAGACTGGGAGATACTGTAGCATAAACCAAGGACCCATCATGGTATTTGTGATTGGATCTATGGTATTCGTGGTTGGTTTTGGCCCTTTAGCCTAATGAGGATTCCAAGATTTAAATAAAGGAAGTATATAAGAACCCATGTGAGTGTGTAGAGTGTGTATTGAGTCCCACGTTGATCATGCACTTGGTAGATCTtggatatatatacaaacataaagAATACAAACAATAACTTTTGGCTACTCTTTTTGTGCAAGGTCCAACGTTACTACACTACCA
This genomic window from Elaeis guineensis isolate ETL-2024a chromosome 13, EG11, whole genome shotgun sequence contains:
- the LOC105056493 gene encoding protein NRT1/ PTR FAMILY 8.3-like; amino-acid sequence: MGSEEEEQRSLLEDGLLSEAGKGPYTGDGSVDIHGNPVSKDRTGNWRACPFILGNECCERLAYYGIAINLVSYLTKNLHEGNAPAARNVTTWQGTCNLTPLIGAILADAYWGRYWTIAVFSAIYFVGMGTLTLSASVPALKPPSCVGSYCPEASAAQYAVFFLGLYLIALGTGGIKPCVSSFGADQFDDTDSKERVKKASFFNWFYFSINIGALISSSLLVWVQDNCGWGLGFAIPTLFMGIAIISFFSGTPLYRFQRPGGSPITRVCQVVVASLRKWKVEVPHDSSLLYELTDKASAIKGSRKLEHSDELRFLDKAATVLELDEKSESFSNPWRLCTVTQVEELKILTRMFPIWATTIVFSAVYAQAAMFVEQGMVLDKTIGSFTIPPASLSTFDVISVIMWVPIYDRIFVPIARRFTGKERGLSEIQRMGIGLFISVLAMAAAALLEMKRLDIAKAEHLEHQKVAVPLSILWQIPSYFLVGAAEVFTFIGQLEFSYDQSPDAMRSLCRALSLLTTALGNYLSSFIVTIVTSITTRGGKTGWIPDNLNEGHLDYFFWLLAGLSILNLMIYIYCAMRYKSKRAS